The proteins below come from a single Phocoena sinus isolate mPhoSin1 chromosome 2, mPhoSin1.pri, whole genome shotgun sequence genomic window:
- the ZSCAN29 gene encoding zinc finger and SCAN domain-containing protein 29 isoform X1, translating to MAKPTLRGNGTNSETFRQRFRRFHYQEVAGPREAFSQLWELCCRWLRPEVRTKEQIVELLVLEQFLTVLPGEIQKWVQKQCPESGEEAVALVEELEREPGRPGRSVTVSVKGQEVRLEKMTPLKSSRELLSVRQESVEPQPRGVPKKERARNPDLGPQEQMNPKEKLRPFQRSGFPFPKSSVVSKLEQGEPWIPDLGFKEKEFPRGSHTGDKRMHADLLPSRRERRSWVEQDHWGFEDEKVAGVHWGYEETRTLLAILSQTEFYEALRNCHRNSQVYGAVAERLREYGFLRTLEQCRTKFKGLQKSYRKVKSGHPPETCPFFEEMEALMSAQVIALPSNGLEEAASHSGLVGSDAETEEPEQRDWQHKEGEDAMAEESDSEEVGQEATPQDPDKSTTPVLFRSPSGVHWGYEETKTYLAILSETQFYEALQNCHRNSQLYGAVAERLWEYGFLRTPEQCRTKFKSLHTSYRKVKNGQAPETCPFFEEMDALVSARGAALPSDGREEEVALCPTQETSEADAEKQAEEADEAIEEDSEDDEEDTEVPPEAMTRAPVLFQSPSGFEAGFENEENLKRDIAEEVQLHRTLLARSERKIPRHLNQGKGIESECRSGRQWEKTPGERRGKPTFPEKSLGKVLSHQRPYLGERPYKYLRYGKSFGPDSHLMHQISPQVENPYKCADCGKSFSRSARLIRHRRIHTGEKPYKCLDCGKSFRDSSNFITHRRIHTGEKPYQCGECGKRFNQSSSLIIHQRTHTGEKPYQCEECGKSFNNSSHFSAHRRIHTGERPHVCPDCGKSFSKSSDLRAHHRTHTGEKPYGCHDCGKCFSKSSALNKHREIHTREKLLSQPAPK from the exons ATGGCCAAACCCACCCTGAGAGGGAATGGCACTAACTCTGAGACCTTCCGACAGCGCTTCAGGAGATTTCATTACCAGGAGGTAGCTGGGCCCCGGGAGGCTTTCAGCCAACTCTGGGAACTTTGCTGTCGGTGGCTAAGGCCGGAGGTGCGCACCAAGGAGCAGATTGTAGAATTGTTGGTGCTAGAGCAGTTCCTGACCGTCTTACCTGGGGAGATCCAGAAATGGGTACAAAAGCAATGTCCAGAAAGTGGAGAGGAGGCAGTGGCTCTGGTGGAAGAATTAGAAAGAGAGCCTGGAAGACCTGGACGTTCG GTCACAGTCTCTGTGAAGGGGCAGGAAGTGCGCTTGGAGAAGATGACACCCCTGAAATCATCACGAGAGTTATTAAGTGTTCGGCAGGAGTCAGTGGAACCCCAGCCCAGGGGTGTACCCAAGAAAGAGAGGGCAAGAAACCCAGACCTGGGACCACAGGAGCAGATGAACCCAAAGGAGAAGCTCAGACCTTTTCAAAGGAGCG GATTTCCATTTCCTAAATCCAGTGTGGTCTCCAAGTTGGAGCAAGGAGAGCCATGGATCCCAGATCTGGGCTTCAAGGAGAAGGAATTCCCAAGAGGCAGTCACACAGGCGACAAACGAATGCATGCTGATCTGTTACCatccaggagagagagaagaagctgGGTGGAACAGGATCACTGGGGCTTCGAGGATGAGAAGGTGGCAGGTGTGCACTGGGGCTATGAAGAGACCAGAACTCTCCTCGCAATTCTCAGTCAAACTGAGTTTTACGAGGCTCTCCGAAACTGTCATCGAAACAGCCAAGTGTATGGGGCTGTGGCTGAGCGGCTCCGGGAGTATGGGTTCCTCCGGACCCTGGAGCAGTGTAGGACCAAGTTCAAAGGTCTCCAGAAGAGCTATCGGAAAGTCAAGAGTGGCCACCCACCTGAGACCTGCCCCTTCTTTGAAGAGATGGAAGCCCTGATGAGTGCCCAGGTCATTGCCCTGCCCAGTAATGGCCTGGAGGAGGCAGCCTCTCACTCTGGCCTGGTGGGCAGTGATGCTGAGACTGAGGAGCCAGAGCAACGGGACTGGCAGCATAAGGAGGGAGAAGATGCCATGGCTGAAGAGTCTGACAGTGAGGAAGTGGGCCAGGAGGCCACCCCCCAGGACCCCGACAAGTCCACCACACCCGTCCTTTTCCGAAGCCCAAGTG GTGTACACTGGGGCTATGAAGAGACAAAGACCTACCTTGCAATTCTTAGTGAGACTCAGTTTTATGAAGCCCTCCAGAACTGCCACCGCAACAGCCAGTTGTATGGAGCAGTAGCTGAGCGGTTATGGGAATATGGCTTCCTTAGGACACCAGAGCAGTGTCGGACCAAGTTTAAAAGCCTCCACACCAGCTATCGGAAGGTCAAGAATGGCCAAGCACCAGAGACCTGTCCCTTCTTTGAAGAGATGGATGCTTTGGTGAGTGCCCGGGGTGCTGCCCTGCCCAGTGATGGCCGGGAAGAGGAGGTAGCCTTGTGTCCCACCCAGGAGACCAGTGAGGCCGATGCCGAGAAGCAAGCCGAGGAAGCAGATGAGGCCATAGAAGAAGATTCTGAAGATGATGAAGAAGATACCGAGGTACCCCCAGAGGCTATGACCCGTGCTCCAGTCTTATTTCAGAGCCCCAGTG GTTTTGAGGCTGGATTTGAGAATGAAGAGAATCTAAAACGGGATATTGCTGAGGAAGTACAACTACACAGGACGTTACTTGCAAGGTCTGAGAGGAAAATTCCCCGGCATCTTAATCAAGGTAAAGGCATTGAGAGTGAATGTAGATCAGGAAGACAGTGGGAGAAGACcccaggggagagaagaggaaaaccaACATTCCCAGAGAAGAGTTTAGGTAAAGTTCTAAGTCATCAGAGACCTTACTTGGGGGAGAGACCCTATAAATATCTCAGATATGGCAAAAGCTTTGGTCCAGACTCCCATCTCATGCATCAGATATCCCCTCAAGTAGAAAATCCATATAAATGTGCTGACTGTGGGAAAAGCTTCAGTCGGAGTGCACGCCTCATTAGACACCGgagaatccacactggagagaaaccttataaaTGTCTTGACTGTGGGAAAAGCTTCCGTGACAGTTCAAATTTCATCACCCATAGAAGAatccacacaggagagaaaccgtATCAGTGTGGTGAGTGTGGAAAACGCTTCAACCAGAGCTCAAGCCTTATCATTCACCAGAGAACCCACACAGGAGAAAAGCCCTATCAGTGTGAAGAGTGTGGGAAAAGCTTCAATAACAGTTCTCATTTTAGTGCACATCGAAGGATACACACAGGAGAGAGACCCCATGTGTGTCCTGACTGTGGAAAGAGTTTCAGTAAGAGTTCTGACTTACGTGCACACCACAGAacccacacaggagagaaaccctatgggTGTCATGACTGTGGCAAGTGCTTCAGTAAAAGTTCTGCTCTTAATAAGCACCGAGAGATCCATACACGAGAAAAGCTTCTCTCACAGCCAGCCCCTAAGTAA
- the ZSCAN29 gene encoding zinc finger and SCAN domain-containing protein 29 isoform X3, giving the protein MGTKAMSRKWRGGSGSGGRIRKRAWKTWTFGFPFPKSSVVSKLEQGEPWIPDLGFKEKEFPRGSHTGDKRMHADLLPSRRERRSWVEQDHWGFEDEKVAGVHWGYEETRTLLAILSQTEFYEALRNCHRNSQVYGAVAERLREYGFLRTLEQCRTKFKGLQKSYRKVKSGHPPETCPFFEEMEALMSAQVIALPSNGLEEAASHSGLVGSDAETEEPEQRDWQHKEGEDAMAEESDSEEVGQEATPQDPDKSTTPVLFRSPSGVHWGYEETKTYLAILSETQFYEALQNCHRNSQLYGAVAERLWEYGFLRTPEQCRTKFKSLHTSYRKVKNGQAPETCPFFEEMDALVSARGAALPSDGREEEVALCPTQETSEADAEKQAEEADEAIEEDSEDDEEDTEVPPEAMTRAPVLFQSPSGFEAGFENEENLKRDIAEEVQLHRTLLARSERKIPRHLNQGKGIESECRSGRQWEKTPGERRGKPTFPEKSLGKVLSHQRPYLGERPYKYLRYGKSFGPDSHLMHQISPQVENPYKCADCGKSFSRSARLIRHRRIHTGEKPYKCLDCGKSFRDSSNFITHRRIHTGEKPYQCGECGKRFNQSSSLIIHQRTHTGEKPYQCEECGKSFNNSSHFSAHRRIHTGERPHVCPDCGKSFSKSSDLRAHHRTHTGEKPYGCHDCGKCFSKSSALNKHREIHTREKLLSQPAPK; this is encoded by the exons ATGGGTACAAAAGCAATGTCCAGAAAGTGGAGAGGAGGCAGTGGCTCTGGTGGAAGAATTAGAAAGAGAGCCTGGAAGACCTGGACGTTCG GATTTCCATTTCCTAAATCCAGTGTGGTCTCCAAGTTGGAGCAAGGAGAGCCATGGATCCCAGATCTGGGCTTCAAGGAGAAGGAATTCCCAAGAGGCAGTCACACAGGCGACAAACGAATGCATGCTGATCTGTTACCatccaggagagagagaagaagctgGGTGGAACAGGATCACTGGGGCTTCGAGGATGAGAAGGTGGCAGGTGTGCACTGGGGCTATGAAGAGACCAGAACTCTCCTCGCAATTCTCAGTCAAACTGAGTTTTACGAGGCTCTCCGAAACTGTCATCGAAACAGCCAAGTGTATGGGGCTGTGGCTGAGCGGCTCCGGGAGTATGGGTTCCTCCGGACCCTGGAGCAGTGTAGGACCAAGTTCAAAGGTCTCCAGAAGAGCTATCGGAAAGTCAAGAGTGGCCACCCACCTGAGACCTGCCCCTTCTTTGAAGAGATGGAAGCCCTGATGAGTGCCCAGGTCATTGCCCTGCCCAGTAATGGCCTGGAGGAGGCAGCCTCTCACTCTGGCCTGGTGGGCAGTGATGCTGAGACTGAGGAGCCAGAGCAACGGGACTGGCAGCATAAGGAGGGAGAAGATGCCATGGCTGAAGAGTCTGACAGTGAGGAAGTGGGCCAGGAGGCCACCCCCCAGGACCCCGACAAGTCCACCACACCCGTCCTTTTCCGAAGCCCAAGTG GTGTACACTGGGGCTATGAAGAGACAAAGACCTACCTTGCAATTCTTAGTGAGACTCAGTTTTATGAAGCCCTCCAGAACTGCCACCGCAACAGCCAGTTGTATGGAGCAGTAGCTGAGCGGTTATGGGAATATGGCTTCCTTAGGACACCAGAGCAGTGTCGGACCAAGTTTAAAAGCCTCCACACCAGCTATCGGAAGGTCAAGAATGGCCAAGCACCAGAGACCTGTCCCTTCTTTGAAGAGATGGATGCTTTGGTGAGTGCCCGGGGTGCTGCCCTGCCCAGTGATGGCCGGGAAGAGGAGGTAGCCTTGTGTCCCACCCAGGAGACCAGTGAGGCCGATGCCGAGAAGCAAGCCGAGGAAGCAGATGAGGCCATAGAAGAAGATTCTGAAGATGATGAAGAAGATACCGAGGTACCCCCAGAGGCTATGACCCGTGCTCCAGTCTTATTTCAGAGCCCCAGTG GTTTTGAGGCTGGATTTGAGAATGAAGAGAATCTAAAACGGGATATTGCTGAGGAAGTACAACTACACAGGACGTTACTTGCAAGGTCTGAGAGGAAAATTCCCCGGCATCTTAATCAAGGTAAAGGCATTGAGAGTGAATGTAGATCAGGAAGACAGTGGGAGAAGACcccaggggagagaagaggaaaaccaACATTCCCAGAGAAGAGTTTAGGTAAAGTTCTAAGTCATCAGAGACCTTACTTGGGGGAGAGACCCTATAAATATCTCAGATATGGCAAAAGCTTTGGTCCAGACTCCCATCTCATGCATCAGATATCCCCTCAAGTAGAAAATCCATATAAATGTGCTGACTGTGGGAAAAGCTTCAGTCGGAGTGCACGCCTCATTAGACACCGgagaatccacactggagagaaaccttataaaTGTCTTGACTGTGGGAAAAGCTTCCGTGACAGTTCAAATTTCATCACCCATAGAAGAatccacacaggagagaaaccgtATCAGTGTGGTGAGTGTGGAAAACGCTTCAACCAGAGCTCAAGCCTTATCATTCACCAGAGAACCCACACAGGAGAAAAGCCCTATCAGTGTGAAGAGTGTGGGAAAAGCTTCAATAACAGTTCTCATTTTAGTGCACATCGAAGGATACACACAGGAGAGAGACCCCATGTGTGTCCTGACTGTGGAAAGAGTTTCAGTAAGAGTTCTGACTTACGTGCACACCACAGAacccacacaggagagaaaccctatgggTGTCATGACTGTGGCAAGTGCTTCAGTAAAAGTTCTGCTCTTAATAAGCACCGAGAGATCCATACACGAGAAAAGCTTCTCTCACAGCCAGCCCCTAAGTAA
- the ZSCAN29 gene encoding zinc finger and SCAN domain-containing protein 29 isoform X2 — MAKPTLRGNGTNSETFRQRFRRFHYQEVTVSVKGQEVRLEKMTPLKSSRELLSVRQESVEPQPRGVPKKERARNPDLGPQEQMNPKEKLRPFQRSGFPFPKSSVVSKLEQGEPWIPDLGFKEKEFPRGSHTGDKRMHADLLPSRRERRSWVEQDHWGFEDEKVAGVHWGYEETRTLLAILSQTEFYEALRNCHRNSQVYGAVAERLREYGFLRTLEQCRTKFKGLQKSYRKVKSGHPPETCPFFEEMEALMSAQVIALPSNGLEEAASHSGLVGSDAETEEPEQRDWQHKEGEDAMAEESDSEEVGQEATPQDPDKSTTPVLFRSPSGVHWGYEETKTYLAILSETQFYEALQNCHRNSQLYGAVAERLWEYGFLRTPEQCRTKFKSLHTSYRKVKNGQAPETCPFFEEMDALVSARGAALPSDGREEEVALCPTQETSEADAEKQAEEADEAIEEDSEDDEEDTEVPPEAMTRAPVLFQSPSGFEAGFENEENLKRDIAEEVQLHRTLLARSERKIPRHLNQGKGIESECRSGRQWEKTPGERRGKPTFPEKSLGKVLSHQRPYLGERPYKYLRYGKSFGPDSHLMHQISPQVENPYKCADCGKSFSRSARLIRHRRIHTGEKPYKCLDCGKSFRDSSNFITHRRIHTGEKPYQCGECGKRFNQSSSLIIHQRTHTGEKPYQCEECGKSFNNSSHFSAHRRIHTGERPHVCPDCGKSFSKSSDLRAHHRTHTGEKPYGCHDCGKCFSKSSALNKHREIHTREKLLSQPAPK; from the exons ATGGCCAAACCCACCCTGAGAGGGAATGGCACTAACTCTGAGACCTTCCGACAGCGCTTCAGGAGATTTCATTACCAGGAG GTCACAGTCTCTGTGAAGGGGCAGGAAGTGCGCTTGGAGAAGATGACACCCCTGAAATCATCACGAGAGTTATTAAGTGTTCGGCAGGAGTCAGTGGAACCCCAGCCCAGGGGTGTACCCAAGAAAGAGAGGGCAAGAAACCCAGACCTGGGACCACAGGAGCAGATGAACCCAAAGGAGAAGCTCAGACCTTTTCAAAGGAGCG GATTTCCATTTCCTAAATCCAGTGTGGTCTCCAAGTTGGAGCAAGGAGAGCCATGGATCCCAGATCTGGGCTTCAAGGAGAAGGAATTCCCAAGAGGCAGTCACACAGGCGACAAACGAATGCATGCTGATCTGTTACCatccaggagagagagaagaagctgGGTGGAACAGGATCACTGGGGCTTCGAGGATGAGAAGGTGGCAGGTGTGCACTGGGGCTATGAAGAGACCAGAACTCTCCTCGCAATTCTCAGTCAAACTGAGTTTTACGAGGCTCTCCGAAACTGTCATCGAAACAGCCAAGTGTATGGGGCTGTGGCTGAGCGGCTCCGGGAGTATGGGTTCCTCCGGACCCTGGAGCAGTGTAGGACCAAGTTCAAAGGTCTCCAGAAGAGCTATCGGAAAGTCAAGAGTGGCCACCCACCTGAGACCTGCCCCTTCTTTGAAGAGATGGAAGCCCTGATGAGTGCCCAGGTCATTGCCCTGCCCAGTAATGGCCTGGAGGAGGCAGCCTCTCACTCTGGCCTGGTGGGCAGTGATGCTGAGACTGAGGAGCCAGAGCAACGGGACTGGCAGCATAAGGAGGGAGAAGATGCCATGGCTGAAGAGTCTGACAGTGAGGAAGTGGGCCAGGAGGCCACCCCCCAGGACCCCGACAAGTCCACCACACCCGTCCTTTTCCGAAGCCCAAGTG GTGTACACTGGGGCTATGAAGAGACAAAGACCTACCTTGCAATTCTTAGTGAGACTCAGTTTTATGAAGCCCTCCAGAACTGCCACCGCAACAGCCAGTTGTATGGAGCAGTAGCTGAGCGGTTATGGGAATATGGCTTCCTTAGGACACCAGAGCAGTGTCGGACCAAGTTTAAAAGCCTCCACACCAGCTATCGGAAGGTCAAGAATGGCCAAGCACCAGAGACCTGTCCCTTCTTTGAAGAGATGGATGCTTTGGTGAGTGCCCGGGGTGCTGCCCTGCCCAGTGATGGCCGGGAAGAGGAGGTAGCCTTGTGTCCCACCCAGGAGACCAGTGAGGCCGATGCCGAGAAGCAAGCCGAGGAAGCAGATGAGGCCATAGAAGAAGATTCTGAAGATGATGAAGAAGATACCGAGGTACCCCCAGAGGCTATGACCCGTGCTCCAGTCTTATTTCAGAGCCCCAGTG GTTTTGAGGCTGGATTTGAGAATGAAGAGAATCTAAAACGGGATATTGCTGAGGAAGTACAACTACACAGGACGTTACTTGCAAGGTCTGAGAGGAAAATTCCCCGGCATCTTAATCAAGGTAAAGGCATTGAGAGTGAATGTAGATCAGGAAGACAGTGGGAGAAGACcccaggggagagaagaggaaaaccaACATTCCCAGAGAAGAGTTTAGGTAAAGTTCTAAGTCATCAGAGACCTTACTTGGGGGAGAGACCCTATAAATATCTCAGATATGGCAAAAGCTTTGGTCCAGACTCCCATCTCATGCATCAGATATCCCCTCAAGTAGAAAATCCATATAAATGTGCTGACTGTGGGAAAAGCTTCAGTCGGAGTGCACGCCTCATTAGACACCGgagaatccacactggagagaaaccttataaaTGTCTTGACTGTGGGAAAAGCTTCCGTGACAGTTCAAATTTCATCACCCATAGAAGAatccacacaggagagaaaccgtATCAGTGTGGTGAGTGTGGAAAACGCTTCAACCAGAGCTCAAGCCTTATCATTCACCAGAGAACCCACACAGGAGAAAAGCCCTATCAGTGTGAAGAGTGTGGGAAAAGCTTCAATAACAGTTCTCATTTTAGTGCACATCGAAGGATACACACAGGAGAGAGACCCCATGTGTGTCCTGACTGTGGAAAGAGTTTCAGTAAGAGTTCTGACTTACGTGCACACCACAGAacccacacaggagagaaaccctatgggTGTCATGACTGTGGCAAGTGCTTCAGTAAAAGTTCTGCTCTTAATAAGCACCGAGAGATCCATACACGAGAAAAGCTTCTCTCACAGCCAGCCCCTAAGTAA